The following proteins are co-located in the Anomalospiza imberbis isolate Cuckoo-Finch-1a 21T00152 chromosome 1, ASM3175350v1, whole genome shotgun sequence genome:
- the CLDN12 gene encoding claudin-12 → MGCRDVHAATVLAFLSGTASVAGLLAAVLLPNWRQMRLYTYNKNERNVTVYTGLWIKCARFDGSRDCVIYDPQWYTAVDQLDLRVLQFALPLSMFTAVSALFLCMIGMCNTAFVSSVPNVKLAKCLVNSAGCHLVAGLLFLLACAICLTPSIWVIFYNNYLNRKYEPIFSFDISVFIAIASAGGLFFTSILLFLWYCACKSLPSPFWQPLYSHAPSMHSYASQPYSARSRLSAVEIDIPVVTHSS, encoded by the coding sequence ATGGGCTGCCGAGATGTTCATGCGGCGACTGTACTGGCCTTCCTCAGTGGAACAGCCTCAGTAGCTGGGCTCCTTGCAGCAGTTCTGCTTCCAAACTGGAGGCAGATGAGACTGTACACATACAACAAAAATGAGAGGAATGTGACCGTTTACACTGGACTCTGGATTAAGTGTGCGCGCTTCGATGGGAGCAGAGACTGTGTGATCTATGACCCACAGTGGTACACGGCTGTCGATCAGCTGGATTTGCGTGTTCTTCAGTTTGCCCTTCCTCTGAGTATGTTTACTGCTGTCTCAGCTCTGTTCCTTTGCATGATTGGCATGTGTAACACAGCCTTTGTATCGAGCGTGCCAAACGTCAAACTGGCCAAGTGCCTGGTAAACAGTGCAGGGTGCCATCTCGTGGCCGGCCTCTTGTTCCTGCTTGCCTGTGCCATTTGTCTCACTCCGTCCATCTGGGTAATTTTTTATAACAATTATCTGAACAGAAAATACGAGCCCATCTTCAGCTTTGATATCTCTGTATTTATTGCCATTGCCAGTGCTGGCGGTCTGTTTTTCACTTCCATCCTGCTGTTCCTGTGGTACTGTGCATGCAAAAgcctcccttctcctttctggCAGCCCCTGTATTCCCACGCCCCCAGCATGCACAGCTATGCCTCTCAGCCCTACTCCGCACGTTCTCGCCTCTCTGCCGTAGAAATTGACATTCCTGTTGTGACACATTCATCTTAA